The genomic region TCCAATGTCTGTCATATATACTTAAACGTCAAGGTGAATATAATTCATTACCCGGAAATAATTGCTTTTTGAGATATCTGAAAATTTTCTAcctgaagaaaaaaatttgatgaagacgatgagatgagatgagctttaACAAGAAAAGTATAGAGTTCTATTAGAAGTAGATTCATCTTACTGGACTAAAAACTGTCACTTTAGTGTAGATTCTGCTTTACGATATTGTTGCTACTATccttttattgttttctctcGATATTTGAAGGAGATAGTGTACTGGATTGTTCGTTAGAAAGCTAATAAGTAAGATAGAGATCGATGTCTGACGAATTTGTTATTAAGCCAGAGAGTGTTTCACCATCTAGTAACACTAGTGAGTGGCCTTTATTGTTGAAGGACTATGACAAACTATTAGTCAGAAGTGGTCATTACACACCAATTCCAGCTGGTGCCTCTCCTTTGAAGAGAGATTTGAAGTCATATATCAGTTCTGGTGTCATCAATTTGGACAAACCTTCAAACCCATCTTCTCACGAAGTTGTTGCTTGGATCAAGCGTATCTTGCGTTGCGAAAAAACAGGTCATTCTGGTACTTTAGATCCTAAAGTCACTGGTTGTTTGATCGTCTGTGTTGACAGAGCTACCAGATTGGTCAAGTCTCAACAAGGTGCTGGTAAAGAGTATGTTTGTATCGTTAGATTGCACGATGCCCTTAAGGACGAGAAGGAATTGGGCAGAGGTTTAGAAAATTTGACTGGTGCTTTGTTCCAAAGACCTCCTTTAATTTCTGCTGTTAAGCGTCAATTACGTGTCCGTACCATTTATGACTCCAACTTGATCGAATTTGACAACAAGAGGAACTTGGGTGTTTTCTGGGCTTCCTGTGAAGCTGGTACTTATATGAGAACTTTATGTGTCCATCTTGGTATGCTTTTAGGTGTCGGTGGCCATATGCAAGAGTTGCGTCGTGTTAGATCCGGTGCTTTGTCCGAAAACGATAACTTGGTCACCCTACATGATGTTATGGATGCACAATGGGTATACGATAACACCAGGGATGAATCCTACCTAAGAAAGATCATTCAACCATTAGAAACTCTATTAGTCGGTTACAAAAGAATTGTTGTCAAAGATTCTGCTGTTAACGCTGTTTGTTACGGTGCCAAGTTGATGATTCCAGGTCTACTTCGTTATGAGGAAGGTATTGAATTATATGACGAAGTTGTATTAATCACCACCAAGGGTGAGGCCATTGCAGTTGCCATTGCTCAAATGTCTACTGTCGATTTAGCTACTTGTGACCACGGAGTTGTTGCCAAGGTTAAGAGATGTATCATGGAAAGAGACCTATATCCAAGAAGATGGGGTCTTGGTCCAATTGcccaaaagaaaaaacaaatgaaGGCTGACGGTAAGCTAGACAAATATGGCCGTGCCAACGAAAATACTCCAGAGACCTGGAAGAAGACTTACGTTTCATTGGAGAATGCTGAACCAACTACCGCCCCTGCATCCaaatcagaagaaaaaccactgatcaaagaagtagaaaagaaggaagtCGAACAGAAGGAAGAATCAAAGGAAGAATCAAAGacaccagaagaaaagaaggacaagaaggaaaagaaggagaagaaggacaagaaggagaaaaaggaaaagaaggagaagaaggagaagaagagaaaggcTGACGATGATGAGTCTTCcgagaagaagaagaagaagtcaaagaaataaacGACTACAATCTAAGTCCTTCATATCATCGATCGAAATTTCAAAACTGCATAGAGTTTATCATTTAGGTTATGTACACTGTAGAATATTTTtaatcattgaaaaacgTATTTCGTCACGACTGTTTTTTGTACCCTGTGTCGATGTTGTATATCATTGTATTCGTATATATAAATTTGTAAATTATTTATGCGCGTGTGAAGACACCATTACGTCTTCAATTGAAGTAATGGCAAAAAGTAATGGTAAATGTATGAGGTAGatagaagatttgataataatacttggagtttttttttttttggcagACATCAATTGTTCGGAACCAAATAGAAGTCGGGAAACTTGCAGATTGGTATGTCTTTTATTTGCATGATGTCATTTGCTCAATAAAAAGGTAAATGAAGGTTAAAATCTATGCAAATGGTTACATTGTGAACAGAAGTCGAGGTGTCACAATGAAACGTCCCGTTTCTTACTTTACCAGTATTAACAATCATTGAATAATTCTCCTTGTATTCTCTCGCATATTATATTGCGTCCTCAACTTATGTTGCGTGCTTCATTTACCGAaggatatttttttgaaaatagTGTACAGTGTGGTCAGAAAGTTAACGCATTAATCGACAGACAATGTAGCCATACGATAAGATTGCTTCTGCTGAAGTGAATGTGAATGGAACatttgaattggaaataaTTAATGGGAGTAAACatttaaagaaatgaaaacataTGACATAGAACCATAATGGTGGGAAGATAATATTTCTGGCAGACGTTGAATTGTAAACATGATCACCGTCAGAAGTCTAAATTTGCAATCGTCATGTCATACTTTTATGATTTATTTTCGTTATAAAGAcattcttcatctttcattCAGAAGTTATCCATAATGGCTTGTCTTTGTTGAGGTGTTAAAGAGGTTGGATAATCGATCTTGAACTTAATAATCAAATCACCTCTTTGGGAAGGATTCTTTGACAGTGTCATACCTTGTCCGGGATATGTTGAGGTTTGAGTAGGTTGAATTGGCTGCGTTCTTGTGATTGGAATTGTTTTACCGTCGATGGTTTGTACTTGCTTGGAGAAACCTAGAAgagattctttgaaagaaagtgGTAAAGTGtaaatcaaatcattgtCTTGTctggtgaaaaattcgtGTGGTTTTTCCTGTAGAACGAATTGTAATGTTTGTCTACCACCAGTTCTTGGATTATAGTCACCTTCACCTTTGAAAGTAATCTTGGTACCTGCTTTCCAACCTGGTTTCAATTGGATGTCAATTTGGTTCTTTTCGGACACACCACCGGCGCCTTTTCTTGTGATCttgaatgatttcttcttaccGCTGAATAAATCTTCTAAGGACACAGGTAGATTGACCTGaacaacttcttcttcaggtCTAGCCTGTTGTCTACTGAATCCACCTGGCATTCCACCTGGCATTCCACCTGGCATACCGCCTGGCATGCCGCCCGAAGAGGAATGGAAACTACTGCCTCCAAACCCGAAATCATCACCAGACCCGCCGCTAGCAGAGAATCCAAATGGAGAAGCACCTCCGGCAGCACCTCCTCCACCAAAGAACTGTGAAAAGATGTTGAAAGCGTCATCTTGTGAGAACGCATGTCCCCCGGCAAACccaccagaagaaaatccTCCAGGCCCACCAGGCCCACCAGGCCCTCCCGCTCCTCCAAATTGAGGAGCATTACCACGAGCAGCCTCTAGACCATAAGTATCGTAAACTTCCCTCTTCTGAGCATCTGAAAGAATCTCAAAAGCCTCAGAGATTTCTTTAAACTTCTCAGTGTCACCTGTAGGCTTATCTGGATGATACTTCAAGGCAGCCTTTCTGTACCCTTTTTTAATCTCGGCTTCACCTGCACTAGGCGAAATTCCTAGCAAATCATATAATTTAGTGTCCTTAACCATACTCCTACGACGTTTCAAATTTGGTAATTGTCCTTTTGTATATATGTCGAATGATAGTTCAAATTAGCTCTATCTAAACTAGAAGAATTAGAGTAAACTAAAAGAATCAGTTAATGTTTACACTGTTTCGAGATACCAATGGGACAAAAGATGCAATAAAACTCTTCTCTAAACATGTCGATCGAATACCAACGACCAATAATCTTTGAACGAAAAACATCCtgttctttgaaaaccTTTATATAACATTTCATTCCTATATATTCAGGTTCAGTTCTGTTGCAACCGATCATGTTCTTTCAGAGTATACCCTGGAACCTTCTAGAAGTAAAAAAACATGAATGCTTTAAGCACGCGAGATTCATGTGacaatcacgtgatatagAAGTTTCCCACCAATACAAATCTGTCATCACAAAGCCGCAAATCAGGTGTCATTCAATGACATTAGCCACTACACAATCTTGTGGCTATCTCTATGCCTCCacttttgtttcaattgctGTTGTTTATATCTCAATCATGAATATTGACAAATTATGGTTTAATGTGATAAAGAATATGCAATATACTAGATGAAAGAAAGTCTTAAGGAATCTGAGGAGTTTTCAAGGCTTTTTCTCCCCTGTGAACAAGGTAGAGGTTTCTTATTGTGTACGGTCAGACTAACTTCAATATTGCCATGTCTGTTATTCTAGCGAGTGCTGGATACGACCACACAATTAGGTTCTGGGAAGCTTTGACTGGAGTCTGTTCACGAACCATTCAACATGCAGATTCCCAAGTGAATCGATTAGAGATTACGTCCGATAAGAAATATTTGGCTGCTGCTGGTCATTTACACGTCCGTCTTTATGATATACGGTCGAATAATCCAAATCCGGTGTCCTCTTTCGAAGGCCATAAAGGGAACGTAACGTCGATTGCATTTCAACAGGAAAATCGATGGATGGTATCGTCTAGTGAAGATGGGACTATTAAGGTTTGGGATGTACGGTCCCCATCTGTGCAAAGGAATTACAAGCATAATGCACCTGTCAATGAAGTAGCGATACATCCGAACCAAGGGGAATTGATTTCCTGCGATCAGGATGGGAATATCAGGATTTGGGATCTTGGTGAAAACCAGTGCACAAACCAGCTGACACCAGAAGATAACACGCCATTACAGTCGTTGTCCGTTGCAAGCGACGGATCGATGCTTGTTGCAGGAAATAACAAAGGGAACTGTTATGTATGGAAGATGCCTCATCACACGGATGCTTCCACTTTGGAGCCCGTAACTAAATTCAAATCGCATACTAAATATATTACCAGGGTCCTACTATCGGCGGATGTAAAACATTTAGCAACATGTTCAGCAGACCATACAGCTAGAGTATGGAATATAGAGGATAATTTTGAACTTGAAACCACTTTAGATGGTCATCAGAGATGGGTGTGGGATTGTGCGTTTTCAGCAGACAGTGCATACCTAGTCACAGCATGCTCTGATCATTATGTAAGATTATGGGACCTTTCCACAAGTGAAATTGTAAGGCAGTATGGAGGACATCACAAAGGTGCTGTTTGTGTTGCTCTTAACGATGTATGAAACTTTAATCAATATCTCTAAAGAAGGGATATGCGACATAGCATTTTATTGTGGTTTCGTTGATGTAGTAATTTaataaaaagatcaaaactATGGATATCAAAACTCTTATTTACTTTCAACACttagatatatataaagatgACCTGCGATGATACTGGAAAGTTTCGCCAGGATCAGAAGTTGGTTGTGGCATTCGTTTTGGAGCTCACTTGAGTCGTCGAATGAATTGACAGGTCCAAAAACAATAGTACAATTAATGATcatgaaaaggaaaagagCAGAACGACAATTACCACGTAAATGCAAGAATGGGTATGGTAATAGATACAAAATTAATGGGAAGATTAGGAATGGTTCAATTAGATGGGAAAACAAGTCCaattttcgtttttttATTCGTTTCTGAATAGAATAATAGATTAAAGGAATAGAAACGATAACGAATGGTAATAAAGGCAGGTAAATCGAATttaaacaagaaaaacaaaaacaaaacaacGAATAGGAGATGGAGTAGGTTTAAAGAGTAATATTCTTAGTGGGAAAGGTAACTTTAGCGTAGAAAAACAATCTATCAAAATTAAAGTTCAGAGGTTCAATCTTTGAGGAATCCTCCAACTTCGGCATACCAAAAGATCCATTCATCTAGAAAGGCCTTGAACATCCACCACAATCCAAAATTTTCGTTTGAGTTCGTTAATATTTCTTTCGTACAAGCAGCggtgaaagaattgaaagtCAATACTAGTAATCTAGGAGGTAGACTCTTGTTTGAAAGCACTCCGAAAACCATTTTAACGAAAGAGATTAGATCAAAATCCTCATCCGTTTTCTTAAGAAGTTCCAATAACTGCACTGAAAAGAGTTCTTGCATATCTTTTTCTAAAGCAGGGTGGTTGAAGTAAGAAAACTCTTGGTTTATTAGTTCGGACACTTTAACGTTCTGTTCCCAGACGTATAACATTGATAATCTATTCTCTTGCTTACTCAtgatatttgataatttcttgcTGTTGTCAATCACTTTCACGAGCCTTTTCACAAGACGGCAAAACGCCTGTGCCACACTCTTTTTGAAGGTTACCATCGGTAATGGTAAATCCATGGTAGATTGCTCAACCATCTTCATATACTCATTTGAAAAGTCTGACAATTTGTTGAACACAACCTCTGGAATTTCGTTGAAGTCAACAATCAAACTCGAAAGCATCTTGGTCAGAGCCTTGTGAGTAAGTAGGTCTGATTGATGAACCCATCTGTACAATTCTTCAGAAATAAACAAGTTGTAcatttttgatgatattgaactcgatgaaaatgattGCAATGTTAATGGAAGATCATCAAACTTCATGAACCGTatattttcaaacaaaGTATTACAATAAACTTGGTATAGGGAGTTAACACTGGAAGCAATATCAGGATCAACTGACTGATTTACCGGTAAAAACTTTTGCAAGTCTGGAAATTCAATAGGTAGTTCCACTTTGGCTTCTGATGTTACTGCGAAGAAATCTGGTAGTAAAGCGTATCCTTCATCATAACACGTATTAAAACTTGTTTCAGCCGATAATACCGGTTTAACACCAGCATCATGTCCTTGAATATTTCCTGTCACGTCCAATGAAATATCTTCGGATAACTGGTTTAATGGATCACTTACCGAAGATTGTTTCCCCAACATGGCATTTGGCTGTATGGATTTTATTCCATTGCTATGATCGGATTGTGAGTCTATAGAATGCTGAGAATCACCCTCATACttcaaagatattgaattttcattatttgaatGACTTGAAGTTGTCCCACTGGTAGACAACATTGCACTTGACGTGTCACTATTCGACGACCCTGTCGGTGTTAAATCTGAAGAAGTAGCGAAAGGAGAAACAAGCTTGAGTCCACAGTAATGGTACTTTGATTGTCCTCTCATACCCaatcttcttgttttcaaGAATGGGAACAAGGCTCTGATCAATTTACCAAGAGTGGCCTGAGATAAGGGTTTCAACTGGTTTTGAGCACAAGACGCCGCGTATTGGGCAAAAATCCTACCGCGGCGGACGTAAGATTCAGTGTCTGTCACACAGTTGCTCATTAGCCATATTAAGGCATACACTTGCCTCTCGCGTTCTCTGTGCTGTTCTGCCGATTGAATTTCAGATTTGGCATGCGTAGAGGTATCCATGTTGAGTACTTGGATTTCAGCATTTCTAACTACAGAAGCATATTCGCTCAAGGGCTtatctttgttcttcattGCTACTAATTTTAAGATATTCTCCTGGGTTGTTCTTTTCGAAGTCACAGCAGCACCCGTCCGTACAGGCTGCATAGCTTCGTCAACTTTCTGTTTTTTCCAGCGTTGGTCTTGGTCTTGTAAAATGAactgttgctgttgctgctgttgttgatgttgatgttgttgatgttgatgttgttgatgttgatgttgttgatgttgttgatgttgttgatgttgttgatgttgttgatgttgttgatgttgttgatgttgttgatgttgttgatgttgctgatgctgctgctgctgctgctgtaGATGCATATCTTGCATATGTTGATAATGCAGGACTTGGTTCGGAAGTGCAGAAACAACTCCGTTAGGTGATATTACTGACAGAGGAGTGATTGATCTCATCATATTTTGTTGCTGGTGCTGCTGGTGCTGTTGTTGGTGACCTTGAGAAGTTTGAGGACTTGACTGCCCACCTGCTAATTGGTGATCGTTGATGGGAGGTAGTGGATTAGGTAAGAAACCCTGAGTGAATTGCATATTTGAGGAAGTAGAGCCATTACCATTATTGACAGTAGTACCATTGTGTAAATGTGCCATAGCGGCTGGAGGAGGAGGGTATAACGAATGTTGCAGTATATGTTGTAATTGGGCGGTCGAATTAGATGAGGAAAGATTTATGTTTGATTGGGAAGATTCTGGTCTTGGAATCATAGGGGAATTAGCTGAAGCTGAAGCTAATTGCAATAGAGTATTATGGTGATTAACCCACTGGTCCTGTTGAGACGACATCGAACCCTCAATTGTAATCTCAATTTTAGTTTTGATTCTTACTCACACTCCGCACTGAGATGATGTATATTCTATCGTCACTCTTTAGGTAAGTAAtactttatttttttgattctcAATATGTACACAGTAAGGAATGACTTCCAACAAAATGATGGATGATGTACAATGAACTGAAGGTCAAAAACCCTACTTTAGCTGATTCAACAGTATCGTGAGAGCTAGAACTAAGACAGAATGAAGGAATTACACCCAGAAGCAATCGAAGTGATCAAATGAATGTTTTAgtgattctttttttcttatgaGCACTTGACAAGAGCaggaatgaaaaattgaactCTAGAGTCGCTGAAGAGGTATGCACTGTGTATAATTTTGCaataaatatatcaattCCAAACTGATAGTTCCGATACTCACACACAACCCAAGAATGAGGAATGTTGccaaagaaagattagATGTACCACTGATTGTCAActcaaaaaagaaaacacaCACAACtctctttcaaaaaaaaaacgaaaGAACTAAAAACACAACAGACAGGACCTACAATCCGCCTTGGAACGATACAACACTCAAAAAACTGGATATCCGAAACTAGAGTCCTACAAACCTTACTCGTTTCCAATCACTTAGATCTGACTCAATCAGATACGGCTCAGTGTGTATTAATTATATGGTTGtataatttttcagtttctcGAGGATTCAATACTTTCACTATTAAatatgaaagaaaaaaaaaaggaattTCGAAGCTCAAAGCATTCAAAGAGTCAGATTACAATTAAGAATCAAGAAAGTCGACTTTTGGGTTCAGCGCGGGTCCTGCAATGTTCATTCTGATAACCACTACTCGATTTTCATGCCGGTTTTTTTATCGTACTTGTCGttttgatagaaaagaaaaacataaGACACTCGAAGTGATTTTTATTCCTTCGAGCGTGGACTTAGTCAGCCCGTAGTGGAAGTACATTTCCTACTGTTCACGCTGTAGCTCAACAAACGGCACAGTGTATTTACTATCTTCCTAGAATCACGTGAGCGAAGGGAAAAATATAACTTAAGAGTAGCATAATTCCAGTGCTGTCAGCGGTATCGCTCAGTGATTTGGAATTTAAATCGAGGAAAACGTCCTACAATTTAGGGACAGGCATGCGTTCACGGTTAAATCGTTCGAAATTTTTTCCGTCGTTCGAGCCGCCCCACTGGGATCTCTGTTGTAAGAAAAGACCGCCGATTTATGATAAAGGGCGGACTTTGCTCTGAGGTTCCTTCTCTGCCTTTTCAGCATTCTTCCTCTCGAGGGACCTTTTcccatttcttttttttcttacttGTTCTGTGTTGAGAACTTGAACCACAGTTGATCTCACGGTTGTTTCGAAACAGAGAGCGGCATAGATGGTACAAAGAATGGAGCCACGGCTGGTTTCGAAGGAAACACTGCTGTGGGCACACATTTCGAGACTCCTAAAGCCACCTCGAAAGCCAGTGTCAAAAGCCAAGATATAACGATTTCATGAGCTGATACGGAAAACTTTACTGCCGGTTAGAAGTGCTAGTTCCTGCAGCAGGTAGATAGGGGAAACTGCTTGAAAATTCGTCTCTGTATATACGATTCACATATAGACAGTCACAATTTGACTATTTGACTATTTAACTTGCTTCCCATTCTTTGGGTAACTTTCCGAAATGTTCCCATTTAATTCTGAAGAATCTTGCTGGGGTACACCATGCTGCAGCAACAGATCATCCCAGGTAAACGCCAACTTGCCAGTACCCTATTCGAGGTCAGCTTGTAATTGTAATTGTAATTGATCATCTACTTGTCTGAGTGTCAAACAGAAGATCTTGGTTTCACAgttcacgtgactggaagtgtttcttttcgttacagaaaatttttttggcgaggaaaaaaaagttcagtgcgatgagatgcgatgagatgaaattaaagattATGAATAAAGCTTTCAATGAGAGATGACCTTGGCTAATCTGAAGTATTAGGAGCATATAAGTTGTATTATATAGAGCTGGTTTGTGCTGAGATTAATAAACAGGGCAGTAATATAGAAGCAACAAATGTCACAACCATTGAACTCGAACCCAGAGGTTCTTttaagaaagagaagaaatgcTGATCGTACTAGGTTGGAGAAGCAGGAGCTTGCcaagaagagaaaggagcaagaagagaaacagaaacgTAGTAAGAAGAACAGATTTGTTAGAGCTGAGACGATAGTCGCCACAACTTTGGCTACTGAGAGAGAAAAGACCAGAATCAGAAGAGTCAGAGACTTAGAAAACCAAAAGGTCAAGAACGATTTGTCACATATCCCATCCGATAGGGATTTTATCTTGCGTATCTCTGAAAGAGAAGCCGGTAGTAAGGCTACATCCGAATCTGAGCTTCAAGATgttgatgaggaagatgaagaggacGATGGGTTAATCAGGGAAAAAATCGTATACGATGGTGAGCCAAGCTTATTATTTGTTATAAGAGTGAAAGGACCC from Kluyveromyces lactis strain NRRL Y-1140 chromosome D complete sequence harbors:
- the LST8 gene encoding TOR complex subunit LST8 (highly similar to uniprot|P41318 Saccharomyces cerevisiae YNL006W LST8 Protein required for the transport of amino acid permease Gap1p from the Golgi to the cell surface component of the TOR signaling pathway associates with both Tor1p and Tor2p contains a WD-repeat), with protein sequence MSVILASAGYDHTIRFWEALTGVCSRTIQHADSQVNRLEITSDKKYLAAAGHLHVRLYDIRSNNPNPVSSFEGHKGNVTSIAFQQENRWMVSSSEDGTIKVWDVRSPSVQRNYKHNAPVNEVAIHPNQGELISCDQDGNIRIWDLGENQCTNQLTPEDNTPLQSLSVASDGSMLVAGNNKGNCYVWKMPHHTDASTLEPVTKFKSHTKYITRVLLSADVKHLATCSADHTARVWNIEDNFELETTLDGHQRWVWDCAFSADSAYLVTACSDHYVRLWDLSTSEIVRQYGGHHKGAVCVALNDV
- the SIS1 gene encoding type II HSP40 co-chaperone SIS1 (similar to gnl|GLV|CAGL0H03707g Candida glabrata CAGL0H03707g and some similarites with YNL007C uniprot|P25294 Saccharomyces cerevisiae YNL007C SIS1 HSP40 family chaperone sit4 suppressor dnaJ homolog); this encodes MVKDTKLYDLLGISPSAGEAEIKKGYRKAALKYHPDKPTGDTEKFKEISEAFEILSDAQKREVYDTYGLEAARGNAPQFGGAGGPGGPGGPGGFSSGGFAGGHAFSQDDAFNIFSQFFGGGGAAGGASPFGFSASGGSGDDFGFGGSSFHSSSGGMPGGMPGGMPGGMPGGFSRQQARPEEEVVQVNLPVSLEDLFSGKKKSFKITRKGAGGVSEKNQIDIQLKPGWKAGTKITFKGEGDYNPRTGGRQTLQFVLQEKPHEFFTRQDNDLIYTLPLSFKESLLGFSKQVQTIDGKTIPITRTQPIQPTQTSTYPGQGMTLSKNPSQRGDLIIKFKIDYPTSLTPQQRQAIMDNF
- the RFX1 gene encoding Rfx1p (some similarities with uniprot|P48743 Saccharomyces cerevisiae YLR176C), which translates into the protein MSSQQDQWVNHHNTLLQLASASANSPMIPRPESSQSNINLSSSNSTAQLQHILQHSLYPPPPAAMAHLHNGTTVNNGNGSTSSNMQFTQGFLPNPLPPINDHQLAGGQSSPQTSQGHQQQHQQHQQQNMMRSITPLSVISPNGVVSALPNQVLHYQHMQDMHLQQQQQQHQQHQQHQQHQQHQQHQQHQQHQQHQQHQQHQHQQHQHQQHQHQQQQQQQQFILQDQDQRWKKQKVDEAMQPVRTGAAVTSKRTTQENILKLVAMKNKDKPLSEYASVVRNAEIQVLNMDTSTHAKSEIQSAEQHRERERQVYALIWLMSNCVTDTESYVRRGRIFAQYAASCAQNQLKPLSQATLGKLIRALFPFLKTRRLGMRGQSKYHYCGLKLVSPFATSSDLTPTGSSNSDTSSAMLSTSGTTSSHSNNENSISLKYEGDSQHSIDSQSDHSNGIKSIQPNAMLGKQSSVSDPLNQLSEDISLDVTGNIQGHDAGVKPVLSAETSFNTCYDEGYALLPDFFAVTSEAKVELPIEFPDLQKFLPVNQSVDPDIASSVNSLYQVYCNTLFENIRFMKFDDLPLTLQSFSSSSISSKMYNLFISEELYRWVHQSDLLTHKALTKMLSSLIVDFNEIPEVVFNKLSDFSNEYMKMVEQSTMDLPLPMVTFKKSVAQAFCRLVKRLVKVIDNSKKLSNIMSKQENRLSMLYVWEQNVKVSELINQEFSYFNHPALEKDMQELFSVQLLELLKKTDEDFDLISFVKMVFGVLSNKSLPPRLLVLTFNSFTAACTKEILTNSNENFGLWWMFKAFLDEWIFWYAEVGGFLKD
- the CBF5 gene encoding pseudouridine synthase CBF5 (uniprot|O13473 Kluyveromyces lactis CBF5 Centromere/microtubule-binding protein CBF5) codes for the protein MSDEFVIKPESVSPSSNTSEWPLLLKDYDKLLVRSGHYTPIPAGASPLKRDLKSYISSGVINLDKPSNPSSHEVVAWIKRILRCEKTGHSGTLDPKVTGCLIVCVDRATRLVKSQQGAGKEYVCIVRLHDALKDEKELGRGLENLTGALFQRPPLISAVKRQLRVRTIYDSNLIEFDNKRNLGVFWASCEAGTYMRTLCVHLGMLLGVGGHMQELRRVRSGALSENDNLVTLHDVMDAQWVYDNTRDESYLRKIIQPLETLLVGYKRIVVKDSAVNAVCYGAKLMIPGLLRYEEGIELYDEVVLITTKGEAIAVAIAQMSTVDLATCDHGVVAKVKRCIMERDLYPRRWGLGPIAQKKKQMKADGKLDKYGRANENTPETWKKTYVSLENAEPTTAPASKSEEKPLIKEVEKKEVEQKEESKEESKTPEEKKDKKEKKEKKDKKEKKEKKEKKEKKRKADDDESSEKKKKKSKK